A single region of the Anopheles funestus chromosome X, idAnoFuneDA-416_04, whole genome shotgun sequence genome encodes:
- the LOC125762363 gene encoding uncharacterized protein LOC125762363 — protein MDMASLLVKILTSLSLMSGCIADGGIKHLLVRETVGNHFSEVIVDALHRYYVQNHSSTLLMRLSTVSRQTYELQSDIMDEVMQRTSHSIAYEYRSVTYHRPSRRPRIFNLAFIDGYDAFEQLFSSLDPAQNDFSGYYLIVLTTLDTARPEMLAHMFTLLWTLNVINVNIVTADLQDYSHWQSVLMYTYYPYTPAGCERNVPQLVHRFRKGARRYDQRIELFPNKLSNFHQCIITVGTFHLPPYMLLSRRYGQLRYGGFEGDLLRALSVKLNFTVRLIEPEAGELWGRLPPINGTEADASGCVRLVLTERVNLTLGRFAIRGDRNLVMKCSRSYYTVRMVFAVPAGREYTPFEKLFRPFARSTWSLVTLYLLVALCVIYMIRYTQLPHLRDFVYGRGVSTPILNLLSILFGGALQQLPVRNFARTLLFLWMYYCLVVRTCYQGSLFEYLQEHKNFSPVQTVDALVGQNYHFYSLYGSSLYLQQMPRILSRITWLEDEDASIERHLSRLMTQQAPATALFTDIERIAYHNRFHARDGFVHVANVVLVRLPIGMYYPKKSCLANQFDREIDSLLTSGYVSYQLARYVNYDAFQEPSAYHHVPRPLTIDHLVGCFETLGGLLLVATGLHLLELISRRFATVRTLLTFLQTV, from the exons ATGGACATGGCATCATTATTAGTGAAGATATTAACATCACTGTCACTAATGTCCGGATGTATAGCGGACGGtggaataaaacatttactgGTGCGCGAAACGGTTGGGAACCATTTTTCGGAGGTGATTGTGGACGCACTGCACCGGTACTATGTGCAGAACCATTCGTCAACATTGCTGATGCGGTTGTCCACCGTCAGCCGGCAGACGTACGAGCTGCAGTCGGACATTATGGACGAGGTGATGCAACGTACGTCGCACAGCATTGCGTACGAGTACCGGTCGGTAACGTACCATCGCCCGTCCCGACGGCCACGCATCTTTAATCTTGCATTCATAGACGGGTACGATGCGTTCGAGCAGCTGTTCAGTTCACTCGATCCGGCACAGAACGATTTCTCCGGGTACTATCTGATCGTGCTGACCACGCTCGATACAGCTCGGCCGGAAATGCTCGCGCATATGTTCACCTTGCTGTGGACGTTGAACGTGATTAATGTGAATATCGTTACGGCGGACCTACAGGACTATAGTCACTGGCAGAGTGTGCTGATGTATACTTACTACCCCTACACGCCCGCCGGTTGTGAACGGAACGTGCCCCAGCTGGTACATCGGTTCCGTAAGGGGGCGCGCCGTTACGACCAACGGATAGAGCTGTTTCCAAACAAGTTGTCCAATTTTCATCAGTGCATTATCACGGTCGGTACGTTCCATTTGCCACCGTATATGTTGCTGTCGCGCCGTTACGGTCAGCTACGGTACGGTGGTTTCGAGGGTGATCTTTTGCGTGCGCTCAGCGTGAAGCTTAACTTTACCGTGCGTTTGATCGAACCGGAAGCGGGTGAACTGTGGGGTCGGCTACCGCCCATCAACGGGACCGAAGCGGACGCGTCGGGATGTGTACGATTGGTACTTACCGAACGGGTCAATCTAACATTGGGCCGGTTTGCGATCCGCGGTGATCGAAACCTCGTGATGAAGTGCAGTCGTAGCTATTACACCGTACGGATGGTATTTGCCGTACCGGCTGGTCGTGAGTACACACCGTTCGAGAAGCTGTTCCGTCCATTCGCCCGCTCAACTTGGTCGTTGGTGACACTGTATCTACTGGTAGCGCTCTGCGTCATCTACATGATCCGATACACCCAGTTACCGCATCTACGCGACTTCGTATACGGACGTGGTGTATCCACACCAATTCTCAACCTGCTCAGCATACTGTTCGGTGGTGCACTACAACAGCTACCCGTGCGCAACTTTGCCCGCACGTTACTATTTCTCTGGATGTACTACTGCTTAGTGGTGCGGACTTGCTACCAAGGCTCActatttgaatatttgcagGAGCACAAAAACTTCAGCCCAGTGCAAACGGTTGATGCGCTGGTAGGACAAAACTATCACTTCTACTCCCTGTACGGATCTTCTCTCTATCTGCAGCAGATGCCCAGGATACTGTCACG CATTACCTGGTTAGAGGATGAAGATGCATCGATTGAACGTCATCTGTCACGCTTAATGACCCAGCAGGCACCGGCCACCGCTCTCTTCACCGACATCGAACGTATTGCCTACCATAATCGCTTTCATGCACGTGATGGTTTCGTACATGTGGCGAACGTAGTACTAGTACGGCTGCCGATCGGTATGTACTACCCGAAAAAATCTTGCCTTGCTAATCAATTTGATCGTGAGATAGACAGCTTGCTTACATCCGGCTACGTTAGTTACCAGTTGGCTCGGTACGTGAATTATGATGCGTTTCAGGAACCATCCGCGTATCACCATGTACCGAGACCGCTCACCATCGATCACCTTGTCGGATGTTTCGAAACACTCGGCGGCTTGCTGCTGGTAGCCACCGGTTTACATCTCCTCGAACTCATATCACGCCGGTTCGCAACTGTCCGTACACTGCTTACCTTTCTGCAGACGGTGTAG
- the LOC125762366 gene encoding uncharacterized protein LOC125762366, whose protein sequence is MALLLVTTLLTTMLVLCATEVPLEGNCSNKNQLMMLLPEVISSILMRYFRHPYQPVQYYLAANNAVHQREQWDVVGLVLQLTSGHCTAMFGNLGDHLDGSGPIVQRSHAILFGEDVDAFERLLGNFSTTVNDYSGRYLLVLTSPTAQQNIEWSRLFKLLWLRHIVHVNVLLPTADGTVRVYTYEPYSPNRCADPVVKLVMVIFADGIVRKQHHNLYPRRRLTSLHNCTLQVGSFEAKPYTFLERKVDGYMELGGFEGDLLRLLAHRLQFRVNVTESPHQVQWGLMGSPGNSTGTMQLVQDELVDLVIACMALDVTRSYYLKPGFAHYTSRILFAVPQGRSYSAFEKLFRPFRIDIWAALGGMLGAVATVVGVLSCGRRVRTWRRFVYGPSVRMPLLGALYLLCGGAVVVVPRRNFARSLLALWLWFTFVLRTVYQGSLYLYLQRSATYPPLATLDEIHRSTLHYHMVNIAMRFFVDRPDIKPRTRFIPAGLDTLGAQVAGMASRYHDRVVVCPQDMVAYNNKLNRLHGNAELIQVTRESITLFPVTIYYPKKSFLTQLFDREVMHIIESGLMEYWVRNYGDYDFEANRRAPQNTGEPHKLTLQHLEGAYQLWLASHLLAMMVFLLERASLHSPMLRRVLEFCMD, encoded by the coding sequence ATGGCACTGCTACTGGTAACGACACTGCTGACAACGATGTTAGTACTGTGCGCGACCGAAGTTCCACTAGAGGGTAACTGTTCCAACAAGAACCAactgatgatgctgctgccggAAGTGATATCCAGCATACTGATGCGCTACTTTCGGCACCCCTATCAACCGGTACAGTACTATCTGGCAGCCAACAATGCCGTCCATCAACGGGAACAGTGGGATGTGGTTGGTTTGGTACTGCAGCTCACCAGTGGCCACTGTACGGCGATGTTCGGGAATCTTGGTGATCACCTAGATGGATCGGGCCCAATAGTGCAGCGGTCACACGCAATCCTTTTCGGGGAGGATGTGGATGCATTCGAGCGACTGCTTGGAAACTTCAGTACCACCGTTAATGATTACTCCGGGCGCTATCTGCTTGTTCTGACCTCGCCAACCGCACAGCAGAATATCGAGTGGAGTCGGCTTTTTAAACTCCTCTGGCTGCGACACATAGTGCACGTGAATGTACTGCTGCCGACAGCAGACGGTACAGTGCGGGTATATACCTACGAACCGTACTCACCGAACCGTTGTGCCGATCCGGTAGTGAAGCTGGTGATGGTAATCTTCGCCGATGGTATCGTCCGTAAGCAGCACCACAACCTATACCCTCGGCGAAGACTAACTAGTCTGCATAACTGCACCCTGCAGGTTGGTTCGTTCGAAGCGAAACCGTACACCTTTCTCGAGCGTAAAGTCGACGGATATATGGAGCTTGGTGGATTCGAGGGCGATCTGTTACGTCTGCTCGCTCACCGGTTGCAGTTTCGGGTAAATGTGACCGAGTCACCGCATCAGGTCCAGTGGGGATTGATGGGATCGCCCGGTAATAGTACCGGCACGATGCAGCTGGTACAGGACGAGCTGGTCGATCTGGTGATTGCCTGCATGGCGTTGGATGTAACACGTTCATACTATCTGAAACCGGGCTTTGCCCACTATACGTCCCGCATCCTGTTTGCCGTACCGCAGGGTCGCTCGTACAGTGCGTTCGAAAAGCTGTTCCGCCCGTTTCGGATTGACATCTGGGCGGCACTTGGTGGGATGTTAGGTGCGGTCGCAACCGTCGTCGGTGTGCTCAGCTGTGGTCGGCGTGTCCGTACGTGGCGGAGGTTCGTGTACGGCCCATCCGTACGCATGCCACTGCTCGGTGCACTTTACTTGCTATGCGGTGGGGCGGTCGTTGTGGTACCGAGACGTAACTTTGCGCGTTCGTTGCTTGCGCTTTGGCTCTGGTTCACGTTCGTGTTGCGCACGGTGTACCAGGGCTCGCTTTACCTGTATCTGCAGCGTAGCGCTACCTATCCACCGCTCGCTACGCTCGACGAGATACATCGGTCTACGCTTCATTATCACATGGTAAACATTGCGATGCGATTCTTCGTCGATCGGCCGGACATTAAGCCACGGACACGCTTCATACCGGCCGGGCTGGATACGTTGGGTGCGCAGGTAGCCGGTATGGCTAGCCGCTACCATGACCGGGTCGTCGTCTGCCCACAGGACATGGTCGCGTACAACAACAAGCTAAACAGGTTGCACGGGAACGCCGAACTCATACAGGTGACGCGCGAATCAATTACACTCTTTCCAGTCACGATCTACTATCCGAAAAAATCGTTCCTCACGCAGTTGTTCGACCGAGAAGTAATGCACATTATCGAGAGCGGTCTGATGGAATACTGGGTGCGTAACTATGGTGATTATGATTTTGAAGCGAATCGCCGTGCGCCTCAAAATACTGGTGAACCGCACAAACTTACCCTGCAACATCTCGAAGGTGCTTACCAACTGTGGCTCGCTAGTCATCTACTGGCGATGATGGTTTTTCTACTCGAGCGAGCATCCTTGCATTCACCAATGTTACGACGCGTGTTGGAATTTTGTATGGATTAG